The Elaeis guineensis isolate ETL-2024a chromosome 11, EG11, whole genome shotgun sequence genomic interval AACATATGTATCCTCCTTCTGTAGAAAGAAAATATCCTTAAATTTCACTCATCAACTTCTAATAGAAGCATGTACGTACTGTATGTACTCTATGTGGGGCTTTCCGATATGGGTGCCATGAGATTTATCTGGTATATAAGTAACTTGCAACTATTTTTTTTCCTGGAAAAAGAAGTAACTTGCAAATTTTAAAAAGCAGAATATATTCAAAGGATAtctcaatcaatgaaatcagactcaACAACCAAGGCTGGAAGTCCTAGCTGACAGAAGAATgagtctttttcttctttccattcTTGTCTACACTTGCAGTTTACAGCCAGTGATCGATCCTTATGCTAGCTGATTGCAGCAATGGCGTGGGTAAAGGACCTTTTGACAATATCTATCAGGGAGCGTCAGAAGGTGGCGCATAAATCAACGAATACTTCTTCACACACCAAATGTTCCTTTCAAGGTCTTAGGGCAAGCGTCTATCTTACGGAAAATGAAATTTAGCACCAACTAGCAATAGTTGAGGTGCCTGGTTTTCTCCCAGCCTccaatttccatcaaaaaaaaaaaaaactcataatATGTTAGGTCAGGTTGATAGATGATCGTGACACAAACTTGCAATGCATCACAATTTGAACCGTAACATATGTATCAACAATTTAGGTCAATAAATATTGAAGGCTGACAAGAAATGTACAGGAATCCTGTCACGGTTAAATGCCAGTAAGCAAAGAAGGTGAAGTTATCTCAGGTCATCAGCTACTTTCCTGTACCAAGGAACAATCGTTAATGGAACACATTTCTTAGTGCCTCTTCAAATGAGAATATTGACGCAATTGCAAACGTCTGTGTATCAAAATGTCAAGATAGTGTGAACATCTTGCAAATTTAAAGCATCCATGTATACTAAATTTTTATCGACGGACTAAAATCATTCAAtccatcaatatatatatatatatcgatggAATTAAGAAATAAAGTCATATATAGTTACAAGATGTTGACTCTACGAAGTAGGTTGGAGTCCACAGAATTACATAAGGTGATGGATATTTATTGGCTGGCAATTTTACTTTACATAGAGAAGGAATTGATGATGAGCACATCGGAGGACTTCAAATGGTGACGTCGCTCTCCTTCGCAGTGATCCTTCTCTGCTCTCTCTCATCTAGTCATCATAGCAGGAAGGTCTGAGGAAAAGCATTCAGCTGAACCTGATACCCCTCCGGGTTCAAGAGCTCAGAGTACTCTTGGTACAGACTTTCAAGTAGTCTATCCTTCGAGGGgaaatcccaagctagaacatggTTCGGATCATCTTCTCCAAAGAAAAAGCCACCTTCGTTGATGTCAGACCAATTCACTTCAAAATCCTCCATGACAGTGTCTCCTTTCTCTTCCCCCGATGTAGTATTATCCATCTGAGGAATGTCTGACCCACTGCTACTCTCCATCGCATTATAGTTGCTCAAGGTTGGTGTGAGCCTTGTGGGTTTTGGAGCATAGATCTTGGTCCTAATAATCTCTCCAGTGCCTTCCACTCCATTGTTCTTTTTTCTCTTGTCTTGTCGATTCTTTCTGTTATGGCTACTACTTTTGTTATtagtgttttctttctttttttgtgttGCCCGGGCTCGTTGTGATGCATCTTTGGAGGTCCCTTCCCTAACCTCGATTCCTTGCTCTCTGAGCCTCTTACTGAGATGGCTATTCCAATAGTTTTTGATTTCGTTATCGGTTCGACCAGGGAGTCTTCCAGCTATCAAAGACCATCTGTTGC includes:
- the LOC105054112 gene encoding uncharacterized protein, giving the protein MGRAPCCSKVGLHKGPWTEREDELLTNYIQCHGEGNWRHLPQKAGLLRCGKSCRLRWMNYLRPDIKRGNIGPEEEDLIIRLHSLLGNRWSLIAGRLPGRTDNEIKNYWNSHLSKRLREQGIEVREGTSKDASQRARATQKKKENTNNKSSSHNRKNRQDKRKKNNGVEGTGEIIRTKIYAPKPTRLTPTLSNYNAMESSSGSDIPQMDNTTSGEEKGDTVMEDFEVNWSDINEGGFFFGEDDPNHVLAWDFPSKDRLLESLYQEYSELLNPEGYQVQLNAFPQTFLL